From a region of the Drosophila virilis strain 15010-1051.87 chromosome 3, Dvir_AGI_RSII-ME, whole genome shotgun sequence genome:
- the LOC6636855 gene encoding uncharacterized protein isoform X4 — translation MDAAFSQPTSGSVSASLQRVASQSSLVQAAAPHHYHYIQYPAHYLQQQAIGLASVADAVQQCQCPCSCGRASGTQQQQNASMAVAVLVHQQTSTTAQQTALKTQSAQSLLNHSYQALPNEEQQQRAQQNLPFDPARCDCDLECRCAANSSSLSQQQQQHKRSLIADAMLGADEITVSESDNNSTMIKKKKPRACVANATDQLPSKTDSCNDIYHDTELEAAAAVTSASGRAGGAKSQGLDDNRPPLPPRPPPRPRSNGNSSIAHRHGAGIKKYVVWCLICGGFSCLLGVLFLGVYFLLHSYTITVGNFETVPTFVPATLLILTGVCIMSLARRRNRYSYLIKLSGACGLVSALTCALVTVTTTVLHMSRLQALRECEYAQKTRTCTCYSDLIESHVDRVDKGVRLVFDSLSDCGVVHGSLYSCLRAIFGLSVAGVLIAVFSCMLVYQLLSHERKKMYWEQLELRCRSLYASQAPPPHGLAPGRMLNCRCCEQCHAHRQLTLPLQATAYPWDEASAAAAAAAVAASGGAGAEQRFWAAQPPGNFYSPNPGGEETVSGCRNGRDRANRSSSSGWSWPRMPWQRTTPDATRRFRQAAASPDSQYGFSSATAVAVADGNQMLIEEPVVVGGNYNALSPPNALPYGVWGPPPPYSDPNSPARRGYYQYLQAGTCLPGNPTVTALMPQQQQEQPQQLVPQSRACGQHQGQSATLERMDGLSGATASVGNVRSAAYKAKTTVGNGEYENTHSDSDGCNGWERDRCSNTLPTRKLKKRIEAGAKSIGPQNNASQQRPNVQQVFACEVAAKQQAEQQAQPQAGIGVENSGYQDSNGAIAKGQAAPPSAPTAAAGEMLEGAESEVYFADVSSCCNMSLKNDNYYDNAQRHQVHHQHQHSNCSHSSSNQSTNNNNNEDYLAQRFARREHSVRSRLPIPQTRLEDDYESSNLNMPTLKSAALDQQQQQLQKDISRQSMCSVDSEAKTEFTDLSPSTPGEGQLPLPPPPANFASDPPVSQTSAANFVASFPYSSESQCLEAHRRSTKNIHELLLTTGNGTGSTAVDAQAHYEIINDRYQLQRSVAAKSKSKSRSREHLDIYEGGGCPAERSSDWSDGSGCGAVRTGSKRL, via the exons ATGGACGCCGCCTTCAGTCAGCCAACTTCGGGCTCAGTCTCGGCATCCCTGCAACGTGTGGCCTCGCAGTCGAGCCTTGTCCAGGCAGCAGCGCCCCATCACTATCATTATATACAATATCCGGCGCATTATCTGCAGCAACAGGCAATTGGCCTGGCATCGGTGGCGGATGCTGTGCAGCAATGTCAGTGCCCCTGCTCCTGCGGACGCGCAAGTGGaacccagcagcagcagaatgcATCCATGGCTGTGGCCGTGCTGGTGCATCAGCAGACCTCGACGACAGCTCAGCAGACGGCGCTGAAGACACAATCGGCGCAGTCGCTGCTAAATCATTCGTACCAAGCTCTGCCCaacgaggagcagcagcaacgagcACAGCAAAATTTACCATTCGACCCGGCCAGATGCGACTGCGATCTGGAGTGCAGATGCGCCGCCAACAGCAGCTCCTTatcccaacagcagcagcagcacaaacgCAGCCTGATCGCGGATGCCATGCTGGGTGCGGACGAGATTACGGTCAGCGAGTCCGACAATAACAGCACCATGATCAAAAAGAAGAAGCCCCGAGCCTGTGTGGCCAACGCAACGGACCAGCTGCCCTCCAAAACGGACAGTTGCAATGATATCTACCACGACACGGAACTCGAGGCGGCTGCGGCTGTTACGTCTGCCTCGGGCAGAGCTGGCGGCGCTAAGTCGCAGGGCTTGGATGACAATCGTCCACCTTTACCGCCACGCCCTCCGCCCAGGCCACGCAGCAACGGGAACAGCTCTATAG CTCATCGCCATGGTGCTGGGATCAAGAAGTATGTGGTGTGGTGCCTCATCTGCGGCGGATTTAGCTGCCTGCTGGGCGTGCTCTTCTTGGGCGTATACTTTCTGCTCCATTCCTATACTATAACCGTGGGCAACTTTGAAACGGTGCCCACCTTTGTGCCCGCCACGCTG CTAATCCTCACGGGCGTTTGCATTATGAGCCTGGCGCGTCGTCGCAATCGATATAGCTATCTC ATCAAGCTGTCAGGAGCCTGTGGCCTTGTCTCCGCCTTAACCTGCGCCCTGGTGACCGTGACCACCACCGTCCTCCACATGAGCCGGCTGCAGGCGTTGCGTGAATGCGAATATGCGCAGAAGACGCGTACCTGCACCTGCTACTCGGATCTCATTGAATCACACGTGGATCGCGTTGACAAAG GCGTGCGTCTGGTCTTCGACTCGCTCTCGGACTGCGGCGTCGTCCACGGCTCCCTTTACTCCTGCCTGCGCGCGATTTTCGGCCTGTCCGTGGCCGGCGTGCTCATCGCCGTGTTCAGCTGCATGCTGGTCTATCAGCTGCTCAGCCACGAGCGCAAGAAGATGTACTgggagcagctggagctgcgcTGCCGATCCCTATATGCCAGCCAGGCGCCACCGCCACATGGACTCGCGCCGGGTCGCATGCTCAATTGTCGTTGTTGTGAgcagtgccacgcccatcgCCAGCTTACGTTGCCGCTGCAGGCAACAGCCTATCCGTGGGATGAGGCGagtgccgcagcagcagcggcagccgtcGCCGCCAGCGGAGGAGCTGGCGCCGAGCAACGTTTCTGGGCGGCACAACCGCCGGGCAATTTCTACTCACCCAATCCGGGCGGCGAGGAGACGGTCAGCGGCTGTCGCAATGGACGTGATCGCGCcaatcgcagcagcagcagcggctggaGTTGGCCGAGAATGCCATGGCAACGCACCACGCCGGACGCAACACGACGATTTCGACAAGCTGCCGCCAGCCCGGACTCCCAGTACGGCTTCAGCTCGGCGACggccgtcgccgttgccgaTGGCAATCAGATGCTTATCGAGGAGCCTGTCGTGGTTGGCGGCAACTATAACGCGCTGTCGCCTCCCAATGCACTGCCTTACGGCGTTTGGGGTCCACCGCCGCCGTACAGCGATCCCAACAGTCCAGCACGACGTGGCTACTATCAATATTTGCAGGCGGGCACCTGCCTGCCGGGCAATCCCACCGTGACGGCACTgatgccacagcagcagcaggagcagcccCAGCAGCTGGTGCCACAGTCACGTGCCTGTGGCCAGCATCAGGGTCAGTCCGCGACGCTGGAACGCATGGATGGTCTGAGCGGAGCCACTGCATCGGTGGGCAATGTACGCAGCGCCGCCTACAAAGCGAAGACGACCGTGGGCAATGGTGAATATGAGAATACGCACTCGGACAGCGACGGATGCAATGGCTGGGAACGTGATCGGTGCTCCAACACGCTGCCCACACGCAAGCTGAAGAAGCGCATCGAGGCGGGCGCCAAGAGCATCGGTCCACAGAACAACGCCAGCCAGCAGAGACCCAATGTACAGCAGGTGTTCGCCTGTGAGGTGGCCGCCAAGCAACAAGCCGAGCAGCAAGCGCAGCCACAAGCGGGCATCGGGGTGGAGAACAGTGGCTACCAGGATTCGAACGGGGCCATTGCAAAGGGTCAAGCGGCGCCGCCGTCGGCGCCAACAGCTGCTGCGGGTGAGATGCTGGAGGGTGCTGAGTCGGAGGTGTACTTTGCGGAtgtgagcagctgctgcaacatgTCCCTAAAGAACGACAACTACTACGACAATGCCCAGCGGCATCAAGtgcatcatcagcatcagcacagcaactgcagccacagcagcagtaACCAGagcactaacaacaacaacaatgaggaTTATCTTGCGCAACGTTTTGCTAGACGGGAGCATTCGGTGCGCAGTCGCCTACCCATTCCGCAAACACGCCTGGAGGATGATTACGAAAGCTCCAACCTGAACATGCCGACATTGAAGAGCGCCGCTTtggatcagcagcagcaacagctgcagaaGGACATCTCGCGGCAGAGCATGTGCTCGGTGGACTCGGAGGCGAAGACTGAGTTCACAGACTTGTCGCCATCGACGCCAGGTGAggggcagctgccgctgccaccgccgcccGCCAACTTTGCCAGCGATCCGCCAGTTTCACAGACATCGGCTGCCAACTTTGTGGCCTCGTTTCCATACTCGTCGGAGTCACAGTGCCTGGAGGCGCATCGCCGCTCCACCAAGAACATACACGAGCTGTTGCTGACGACAGGAAATGGAACTGGCTCCACGGCCGTCGATGCCCAGGCCCATTACGAGATCATCAACGATCGCTACCAGCTGCAGCGCTCTGTTGCAGCCAAGTCCAAGTCGAAGAGCCGCTCCCGAGAACATTTGGATATCTATGAAGGCGGCGGTTGTCCGGCGGAGCGTTCCTCCGACTGGTCCGATGGCAGCGGCTGCGGTGCTGTGCGCACCGGCAGCAAACGTTTGTGA
- the LOC6636855 gene encoding uncharacterized protein isoform X2 — protein sequence MDAAFSQPTSGSVSASLQRVASQSSLVQAAAPHHYHYIQYPAHYLQQQAIGLASVADAVQQCQCPCSCGRASGTQQQQNASMAVAVLVHQQTSTTAQQTALKTQSAQSLLNHSYQALPNEEQQQRAQQNLPFDPARCDCDLECRCAANSSSLSQQQQQHKRSLIADAMLGADEITVSESDNNSTMIKKKKPRACVANATDQLPSKTDSCNDIYHDTELEAAAAVTSASGRAGGAKSQGLDDNRPPLPPRPPPRPRSNGNSSIAHRHGAGIKKYVVWCLICGGFSCLLGVLFLGVYFLLHSYTITVGNFETVPTFVPATLLILTGVCIMSLARRRNRYSYLIKLSGACGLVSALTCALVTVTTTVLHMSRLQALRECEYAQKTRTCTCYSDLIESHVDRVDKGKGVRLVFDSLSDCGVVHGSLYSCLRAIFGLSVAGVLIAVFSCMLVYQLLSHERKKMYWEQLELRCRSLYASQAPPPHGLAPGRMLNCRCCEQCHAHRQLTLPLQATAYPWDEASAAAAAAAVAASGGAGAEQRFWAAQPPGNFYSPNPGGEETVSGCRNGRDRANRSSSSGWSWPRMPWQRTTPDATRRFRQAAASPDSQYGFSSATAVAVADGNQMLIEEPVVVGGNYNALSPPNALPYGVWGPPPPYSDPNSPARRGYYQYLQAGTCLPGNPTVTALMPQQQQEQPQQLVPQSRACGQHQGQSATLERMDGLSGATASVGNVRSAAYKAKTTVGNGEYENTHSDSDGCNGWERDRCSNTLPTRKLKKRIEAGAKSIGPQNNASQQRPNVQQVFACEVAAKQQAEQQAQPQAGIGVENSGYQDSNGAIAKGQAAPPSAPTAAAGEMLEGAESEVYFADVSSCCNMSLKNDNYYDNAQRHQVHHQHQHSNCSHSSSNQSTNNNNNEDYLAQRFARREHSVRSRLPIPQTRLEDDYESSNLNMPTLKSAALDQQQQQLQKDISRQSMCSVDSEAKTEFTDLSPSTPGEGQLPLPPPPANFASDPPVSQTSAANFVASFPYSSESQCLEAHRRSTKNIHELLLTTGNGTGSTAVDAQAHYEIINDRYQLQRSVAAKSKSKSRSREHLDIYEGGGCPAERSSDWSDGSGCGAVRTGSKRL from the exons ATGGACGCCGCCTTCAGTCAGCCAACTTCGGGCTCAGTCTCGGCATCCCTGCAACGTGTGGCCTCGCAGTCGAGCCTTGTCCAGGCAGCAGCGCCCCATCACTATCATTATATACAATATCCGGCGCATTATCTGCAGCAACAGGCAATTGGCCTGGCATCGGTGGCGGATGCTGTGCAGCAATGTCAGTGCCCCTGCTCCTGCGGACGCGCAAGTGGaacccagcagcagcagaatgcATCCATGGCTGTGGCCGTGCTGGTGCATCAGCAGACCTCGACGACAGCTCAGCAGACGGCGCTGAAGACACAATCGGCGCAGTCGCTGCTAAATCATTCGTACCAAGCTCTGCCCaacgaggagcagcagcaacgagcACAGCAAAATTTACCATTCGACCCGGCCAGATGCGACTGCGATCTGGAGTGCAGATGCGCCGCCAACAGCAGCTCCTTatcccaacagcagcagcagcacaaacgCAGCCTGATCGCGGATGCCATGCTGGGTGCGGACGAGATTACGGTCAGCGAGTCCGACAATAACAGCACCATGATCAAAAAGAAGAAGCCCCGAGCCTGTGTGGCCAACGCAACGGACCAGCTGCCCTCCAAAACGGACAGTTGCAATGATATCTACCACGACACGGAACTCGAGGCGGCTGCGGCTGTTACGTCTGCCTCGGGCAGAGCTGGCGGCGCTAAGTCGCAGGGCTTGGATGACAATCGTCCACCTTTACCGCCACGCCCTCCGCCCAGGCCACGCAGCAACGGGAACAGCTCTATAG CTCATCGCCATGGTGCTGGGATCAAGAAGTATGTGGTGTGGTGCCTCATCTGCGGCGGATTTAGCTGCCTGCTGGGCGTGCTCTTCTTGGGCGTATACTTTCTGCTCCATTCCTATACTATAACCGTGGGCAACTTTGAAACGGTGCCCACCTTTGTGCCCGCCACGCTG CTAATCCTCACGGGCGTTTGCATTATGAGCCTGGCGCGTCGTCGCAATCGATATAGCTATCTC ATCAAGCTGTCAGGAGCCTGTGGCCTTGTCTCCGCCTTAACCTGCGCCCTGGTGACCGTGACCACCACCGTCCTCCACATGAGCCGGCTGCAGGCGTTGCGTGAATGCGAATATGCGCAGAAGACGCGTACCTGCACCTGCTACTCGGATCTCATTGAATCACACGTGGATCGCGTTGACAAAGGTAAAG GCGTGCGTCTGGTCTTCGACTCGCTCTCGGACTGCGGCGTCGTCCACGGCTCCCTTTACTCCTGCCTGCGCGCGATTTTCGGCCTGTCCGTGGCCGGCGTGCTCATCGCCGTGTTCAGCTGCATGCTGGTCTATCAGCTGCTCAGCCACGAGCGCAAGAAGATGTACTgggagcagctggagctgcgcTGCCGATCCCTATATGCCAGCCAGGCGCCACCGCCACATGGACTCGCGCCGGGTCGCATGCTCAATTGTCGTTGTTGTGAgcagtgccacgcccatcgCCAGCTTACGTTGCCGCTGCAGGCAACAGCCTATCCGTGGGATGAGGCGagtgccgcagcagcagcggcagccgtcGCCGCCAGCGGAGGAGCTGGCGCCGAGCAACGTTTCTGGGCGGCACAACCGCCGGGCAATTTCTACTCACCCAATCCGGGCGGCGAGGAGACGGTCAGCGGCTGTCGCAATGGACGTGATCGCGCcaatcgcagcagcagcagcggctggaGTTGGCCGAGAATGCCATGGCAACGCACCACGCCGGACGCAACACGACGATTTCGACAAGCTGCCGCCAGCCCGGACTCCCAGTACGGCTTCAGCTCGGCGACggccgtcgccgttgccgaTGGCAATCAGATGCTTATCGAGGAGCCTGTCGTGGTTGGCGGCAACTATAACGCGCTGTCGCCTCCCAATGCACTGCCTTACGGCGTTTGGGGTCCACCGCCGCCGTACAGCGATCCCAACAGTCCAGCACGACGTGGCTACTATCAATATTTGCAGGCGGGCACCTGCCTGCCGGGCAATCCCACCGTGACGGCACTgatgccacagcagcagcaggagcagcccCAGCAGCTGGTGCCACAGTCACGTGCCTGTGGCCAGCATCAGGGTCAGTCCGCGACGCTGGAACGCATGGATGGTCTGAGCGGAGCCACTGCATCGGTGGGCAATGTACGCAGCGCCGCCTACAAAGCGAAGACGACCGTGGGCAATGGTGAATATGAGAATACGCACTCGGACAGCGACGGATGCAATGGCTGGGAACGTGATCGGTGCTCCAACACGCTGCCCACACGCAAGCTGAAGAAGCGCATCGAGGCGGGCGCCAAGAGCATCGGTCCACAGAACAACGCCAGCCAGCAGAGACCCAATGTACAGCAGGTGTTCGCCTGTGAGGTGGCCGCCAAGCAACAAGCCGAGCAGCAAGCGCAGCCACAAGCGGGCATCGGGGTGGAGAACAGTGGCTACCAGGATTCGAACGGGGCCATTGCAAAGGGTCAAGCGGCGCCGCCGTCGGCGCCAACAGCTGCTGCGGGTGAGATGCTGGAGGGTGCTGAGTCGGAGGTGTACTTTGCGGAtgtgagcagctgctgcaacatgTCCCTAAAGAACGACAACTACTACGACAATGCCCAGCGGCATCAAGtgcatcatcagcatcagcacagcaactgcagccacagcagcagtaACCAGagcactaacaacaacaacaatgaggaTTATCTTGCGCAACGTTTTGCTAGACGGGAGCATTCGGTGCGCAGTCGCCTACCCATTCCGCAAACACGCCTGGAGGATGATTACGAAAGCTCCAACCTGAACATGCCGACATTGAAGAGCGCCGCTTtggatcagcagcagcaacagctgcagaaGGACATCTCGCGGCAGAGCATGTGCTCGGTGGACTCGGAGGCGAAGACTGAGTTCACAGACTTGTCGCCATCGACGCCAGGTGAggggcagctgccgctgccaccgccgcccGCCAACTTTGCCAGCGATCCGCCAGTTTCACAGACATCGGCTGCCAACTTTGTGGCCTCGTTTCCATACTCGTCGGAGTCACAGTGCCTGGAGGCGCATCGCCGCTCCACCAAGAACATACACGAGCTGTTGCTGACGACAGGAAATGGAACTGGCTCCACGGCCGTCGATGCCCAGGCCCATTACGAGATCATCAACGATCGCTACCAGCTGCAGCGCTCTGTTGCAGCCAAGTCCAAGTCGAAGAGCCGCTCCCGAGAACATTTGGATATCTATGAAGGCGGCGGTTGTCCGGCGGAGCGTTCCTCCGACTGGTCCGATGGCAGCGGCTGCGGTGCTGTGCGCACCGGCAGCAAACGTTTGTGA
- the LOC6636855 gene encoding uncharacterized protein isoform X1 translates to MDAAFSQPTSGSVSASLQRVASQSSLVQAAAPHHYHYIQYPAHYLQQQAIGLASVADAVQQCQCPCSCGRASGTQQQQNASMAVAVLVHQQTSTTAQQTALKTQSAQSLLNHSYQALPNEEQQQRAQQNLPFDPARCDCDLECRCAANSSSLSQQQQQHKRSLIADAMLGADEITVSESDNNSTMIKKKKPRACVANATDQLPSKTDSCNDIYHDTELEAAAAVTSASGRAGGAKSQGLDDNRPPLPPRPPPRPRSNGNSSIAHRHGAGIKKYVVWCLICGGFSCLLGVLFLGVYFLLHSYTITVGNFETVPTFVPATLLILTGVCIMSLARRRNRYSYLIKLSGACGLVSALTCALVTVTTTVLHMSRLQALRECEYAQKTRTCTCYSDLIESHVDRVDKGKEGVRLVFDSLSDCGVVHGSLYSCLRAIFGLSVAGVLIAVFSCMLVYQLLSHERKKMYWEQLELRCRSLYASQAPPPHGLAPGRMLNCRCCEQCHAHRQLTLPLQATAYPWDEASAAAAAAAVAASGGAGAEQRFWAAQPPGNFYSPNPGGEETVSGCRNGRDRANRSSSSGWSWPRMPWQRTTPDATRRFRQAAASPDSQYGFSSATAVAVADGNQMLIEEPVVVGGNYNALSPPNALPYGVWGPPPPYSDPNSPARRGYYQYLQAGTCLPGNPTVTALMPQQQQEQPQQLVPQSRACGQHQGQSATLERMDGLSGATASVGNVRSAAYKAKTTVGNGEYENTHSDSDGCNGWERDRCSNTLPTRKLKKRIEAGAKSIGPQNNASQQRPNVQQVFACEVAAKQQAEQQAQPQAGIGVENSGYQDSNGAIAKGQAAPPSAPTAAAGEMLEGAESEVYFADVSSCCNMSLKNDNYYDNAQRHQVHHQHQHSNCSHSSSNQSTNNNNNEDYLAQRFARREHSVRSRLPIPQTRLEDDYESSNLNMPTLKSAALDQQQQQLQKDISRQSMCSVDSEAKTEFTDLSPSTPGEGQLPLPPPPANFASDPPVSQTSAANFVASFPYSSESQCLEAHRRSTKNIHELLLTTGNGTGSTAVDAQAHYEIINDRYQLQRSVAAKSKSKSRSREHLDIYEGGGCPAERSSDWSDGSGCGAVRTGSKRL, encoded by the exons ATGGACGCCGCCTTCAGTCAGCCAACTTCGGGCTCAGTCTCGGCATCCCTGCAACGTGTGGCCTCGCAGTCGAGCCTTGTCCAGGCAGCAGCGCCCCATCACTATCATTATATACAATATCCGGCGCATTATCTGCAGCAACAGGCAATTGGCCTGGCATCGGTGGCGGATGCTGTGCAGCAATGTCAGTGCCCCTGCTCCTGCGGACGCGCAAGTGGaacccagcagcagcagaatgcATCCATGGCTGTGGCCGTGCTGGTGCATCAGCAGACCTCGACGACAGCTCAGCAGACGGCGCTGAAGACACAATCGGCGCAGTCGCTGCTAAATCATTCGTACCAAGCTCTGCCCaacgaggagcagcagcaacgagcACAGCAAAATTTACCATTCGACCCGGCCAGATGCGACTGCGATCTGGAGTGCAGATGCGCCGCCAACAGCAGCTCCTTatcccaacagcagcagcagcacaaacgCAGCCTGATCGCGGATGCCATGCTGGGTGCGGACGAGATTACGGTCAGCGAGTCCGACAATAACAGCACCATGATCAAAAAGAAGAAGCCCCGAGCCTGTGTGGCCAACGCAACGGACCAGCTGCCCTCCAAAACGGACAGTTGCAATGATATCTACCACGACACGGAACTCGAGGCGGCTGCGGCTGTTACGTCTGCCTCGGGCAGAGCTGGCGGCGCTAAGTCGCAGGGCTTGGATGACAATCGTCCACCTTTACCGCCACGCCCTCCGCCCAGGCCACGCAGCAACGGGAACAGCTCTATAG CTCATCGCCATGGTGCTGGGATCAAGAAGTATGTGGTGTGGTGCCTCATCTGCGGCGGATTTAGCTGCCTGCTGGGCGTGCTCTTCTTGGGCGTATACTTTCTGCTCCATTCCTATACTATAACCGTGGGCAACTTTGAAACGGTGCCCACCTTTGTGCCCGCCACGCTG CTAATCCTCACGGGCGTTTGCATTATGAGCCTGGCGCGTCGTCGCAATCGATATAGCTATCTC ATCAAGCTGTCAGGAGCCTGTGGCCTTGTCTCCGCCTTAACCTGCGCCCTGGTGACCGTGACCACCACCGTCCTCCACATGAGCCGGCTGCAGGCGTTGCGTGAATGCGAATATGCGCAGAAGACGCGTACCTGCACCTGCTACTCGGATCTCATTGAATCACACGTGGATCGCGTTGACAAAGGTAAAG AAGGCGTGCGTCTGGTCTTCGACTCGCTCTCGGACTGCGGCGTCGTCCACGGCTCCCTTTACTCCTGCCTGCGCGCGATTTTCGGCCTGTCCGTGGCCGGCGTGCTCATCGCCGTGTTCAGCTGCATGCTGGTCTATCAGCTGCTCAGCCACGAGCGCAAGAAGATGTACTgggagcagctggagctgcgcTGCCGATCCCTATATGCCAGCCAGGCGCCACCGCCACATGGACTCGCGCCGGGTCGCATGCTCAATTGTCGTTGTTGTGAgcagtgccacgcccatcgCCAGCTTACGTTGCCGCTGCAGGCAACAGCCTATCCGTGGGATGAGGCGagtgccgcagcagcagcggcagccgtcGCCGCCAGCGGAGGAGCTGGCGCCGAGCAACGTTTCTGGGCGGCACAACCGCCGGGCAATTTCTACTCACCCAATCCGGGCGGCGAGGAGACGGTCAGCGGCTGTCGCAATGGACGTGATCGCGCcaatcgcagcagcagcagcggctggaGTTGGCCGAGAATGCCATGGCAACGCACCACGCCGGACGCAACACGACGATTTCGACAAGCTGCCGCCAGCCCGGACTCCCAGTACGGCTTCAGCTCGGCGACggccgtcgccgttgccgaTGGCAATCAGATGCTTATCGAGGAGCCTGTCGTGGTTGGCGGCAACTATAACGCGCTGTCGCCTCCCAATGCACTGCCTTACGGCGTTTGGGGTCCACCGCCGCCGTACAGCGATCCCAACAGTCCAGCACGACGTGGCTACTATCAATATTTGCAGGCGGGCACCTGCCTGCCGGGCAATCCCACCGTGACGGCACTgatgccacagcagcagcaggagcagcccCAGCAGCTGGTGCCACAGTCACGTGCCTGTGGCCAGCATCAGGGTCAGTCCGCGACGCTGGAACGCATGGATGGTCTGAGCGGAGCCACTGCATCGGTGGGCAATGTACGCAGCGCCGCCTACAAAGCGAAGACGACCGTGGGCAATGGTGAATATGAGAATACGCACTCGGACAGCGACGGATGCAATGGCTGGGAACGTGATCGGTGCTCCAACACGCTGCCCACACGCAAGCTGAAGAAGCGCATCGAGGCGGGCGCCAAGAGCATCGGTCCACAGAACAACGCCAGCCAGCAGAGACCCAATGTACAGCAGGTGTTCGCCTGTGAGGTGGCCGCCAAGCAACAAGCCGAGCAGCAAGCGCAGCCACAAGCGGGCATCGGGGTGGAGAACAGTGGCTACCAGGATTCGAACGGGGCCATTGCAAAGGGTCAAGCGGCGCCGCCGTCGGCGCCAACAGCTGCTGCGGGTGAGATGCTGGAGGGTGCTGAGTCGGAGGTGTACTTTGCGGAtgtgagcagctgctgcaacatgTCCCTAAAGAACGACAACTACTACGACAATGCCCAGCGGCATCAAGtgcatcatcagcatcagcacagcaactgcagccacagcagcagtaACCAGagcactaacaacaacaacaatgaggaTTATCTTGCGCAACGTTTTGCTAGACGGGAGCATTCGGTGCGCAGTCGCCTACCCATTCCGCAAACACGCCTGGAGGATGATTACGAAAGCTCCAACCTGAACATGCCGACATTGAAGAGCGCCGCTTtggatcagcagcagcaacagctgcagaaGGACATCTCGCGGCAGAGCATGTGCTCGGTGGACTCGGAGGCGAAGACTGAGTTCACAGACTTGTCGCCATCGACGCCAGGTGAggggcagctgccgctgccaccgccgcccGCCAACTTTGCCAGCGATCCGCCAGTTTCACAGACATCGGCTGCCAACTTTGTGGCCTCGTTTCCATACTCGTCGGAGTCACAGTGCCTGGAGGCGCATCGCCGCTCCACCAAGAACATACACGAGCTGTTGCTGACGACAGGAAATGGAACTGGCTCCACGGCCGTCGATGCCCAGGCCCATTACGAGATCATCAACGATCGCTACCAGCTGCAGCGCTCTGTTGCAGCCAAGTCCAAGTCGAAGAGCCGCTCCCGAGAACATTTGGATATCTATGAAGGCGGCGGTTGTCCGGCGGAGCGTTCCTCCGACTGGTCCGATGGCAGCGGCTGCGGTGCTGTGCGCACCGGCAGCAAACGTTTGTGA